One stretch of Chitinophaga pendula DNA includes these proteins:
- a CDS encoding DoxX family protein, which translates to MTKRNKIIYWIATLWLSLGMVSTGIVQLLKVKAEVEVITHLGYPIYFLTILGIWKLLGAIAVLIPRFPLLKEWAYAGFFFSMSGAILSHLASGDPVAQIFPSLLLLLLTVTSWYFRPAARKMVATHA; encoded by the coding sequence ATGACAAAAAGAAACAAAATCATCTATTGGATCGCTACACTATGGCTCTCACTGGGAATGGTGTCAACCGGGATCGTACAGCTGTTAAAGGTGAAAGCAGAAGTAGAGGTCATTACACACCTAGGGTATCCCATTTATTTTCTTACAATATTAGGGATATGGAAACTGCTCGGTGCTATTGCAGTATTAATCCCTAGATTCCCGTTGCTGAAGGAATGGGCTTATGCGGGCTTCTTCTTTTCTATGTCAGGAGCAATACTCTCACATCTCGCATCGGGTGATCCTGTTGCGCAGATATTTCCTTCATTATTATTACTGTTACTGACTGTTACTTCCTGGTATTTCAGACCTGCAGCAAGAAAAATGGTAGCAACCCACGCATAG
- a CDS encoding ArsR/SmtB family transcription factor gives MNLRRDVFQAIADPTRRAILLLVASQSMTAGAIAANFDTARPTVSKHLQILTECELLNQEQNGREIYYHLNPQKIKEIADFIEPFRQLWEDRFNKLESIMKNYKPKK, from the coding sequence ATGAATTTAAGACGAGATGTCTTCCAGGCCATAGCAGATCCGACCCGGAGAGCAATACTATTACTAGTCGCTTCACAATCAATGACAGCAGGAGCCATAGCCGCTAATTTCGATACGGCAAGACCTACCGTTTCCAAACATCTGCAAATATTAACTGAGTGCGAACTACTCAACCAGGAACAAAACGGCAGAGAAATCTATTATCACCTGAACCCCCAGAAAATAAAGGAGATAGCAGATTTTATTGAGCCCTTCCGCCAGTTATGGGAAGATAGATTTAATAAACTGGAGTCAATTATGAAAAACTACAAACCCAAAAAATAA